From the genome of Pseudomonadota bacterium, one region includes:
- a CDS encoding HD domain-containing protein translates to MLHYSGMKSSSPRNPWSSYRTYVIGCGLAGTLLSDFAVTLQSQPQPMSHYLIGSVAAAGIYTAATALSLGKKEATGSIDVVAVVDVAVLGVVSILAHEHGTAALYSMYGLVTLLSMATNASVGFVGAALASLLLLGARFFTGGAVQPVRMICDAFLPVGLFFILGSAGAALRQYLLSGVSREAAEHRDRAIEEYQKNARHLLLEKEKRERDLSDKKQQLYALLSVSQYLSSTRNTKDLLQAMCRRAREDMNCAASFVMLVEERDLRLVHSVGITEMTQRLMDCKVGEGLLGEVVASNKVVRLSEKDADPRLRAFKQNWESFRNVLLVPLTTSQDPTPFGLIGVANLLVGEEFLLDAHEDYLKILAASSAIAIKNISLTENLEQSYHEIIHALAQAIEAKDPYTHGHIGRVQEYATSLAQALKLSEAEVRTIAKGAILHDVGKISTPNEILNKPGALTPAERKKMDDHVTSSIHILKDIKSLPPEVFEMVLYHHERFDGKGYPYGLSGDEIPIGAQVISVVDAFDAMTTDRPYRKGFPQEKALDLLAISSGSQFSPRVLQAFFSLFNFKPRTSNGGGPLELGKAERK, encoded by the coding sequence ATGCTACACTACTCGGGCATGAAATCCTCGTCCCCCAGAAATCCGTGGTCCTCCTATCGCACGTACGTCATCGGATGCGGACTCGCGGGAACCCTGCTGAGCGATTTCGCGGTCACGCTCCAGTCTCAGCCGCAGCCTATGAGTCACTACCTCATCGGATCCGTTGCGGCGGCCGGCATCTATACGGCAGCAACTGCGCTCTCCCTGGGAAAGAAGGAGGCCACCGGGTCGATAGATGTCGTCGCGGTGGTCGACGTGGCCGTCCTCGGCGTGGTCTCGATTCTGGCGCACGAGCACGGAACCGCCGCGCTGTACAGCATGTATGGCCTGGTCACCCTGCTCTCCATGGCGACAAACGCCTCCGTGGGCTTCGTGGGCGCGGCACTCGCATCGCTTCTCTTGCTCGGCGCGCGGTTCTTCACCGGCGGAGCTGTCCAGCCCGTGCGCATGATCTGCGACGCCTTCCTGCCGGTTGGCCTGTTCTTCATTCTCGGATCGGCGGGCGCTGCGCTGCGCCAGTACCTTCTGAGCGGGGTCTCGCGCGAAGCCGCCGAGCATCGAGACCGCGCCATCGAGGAGTACCAGAAGAACGCGCGGCATCTGCTTCTCGAGAAGGAGAAGAGAGAGCGCGATCTGAGCGACAAGAAGCAGCAGCTCTACGCGCTCCTCTCGGTCTCGCAATACCTGAGCAGCACGCGCAACACGAAAGACCTCCTTCAGGCCATGTGCAGGCGGGCGCGCGAGGACATGAACTGCGCTGCGTCGTTCGTGATGCTCGTCGAAGAACGTGATCTGAGGCTCGTCCACTCGGTGGGAATCACCGAGATGACCCAGCGCCTGATGGACTGCAAGGTCGGCGAAGGCCTGCTCGGTGAAGTTGTCGCCAGCAACAAGGTCGTGCGGCTGAGCGAGAAGGACGCCGACCCACGGCTTCGCGCCTTCAAGCAGAACTGGGAATCGTTCCGAAACGTGCTCTTGGTTCCCCTCACGACGTCGCAAGACCCCACGCCCTTCGGCCTCATCGGCGTGGCCAACCTGCTTGTGGGCGAGGAGTTCCTTCTCGACGCGCACGAGGACTACCTCAAGATCCTGGCCGCAAGCTCGGCCATCGCGATCAAGAACATCAGCCTCACCGAGAACCTCGAGCAGAGCTACCACGAGATCATCCATGCCCTGGCGCAGGCCATCGAAGCCAAGGACCCCTACACCCACGGCCACATCGGGCGCGTGCAAGAATACGCCACCAGCCTGGCGCAGGCCCTCAAGCTGTCTGAAGCAGAGGTGAGAACCATCGCCAAGGGGGCCATCCTGCACGACGTGGGCAAGATCTCCACCCCCAACGAGATTCTCAACAAGCCCGGCGCTCTCACGCCAGCCGAGCGAAAGAAGATGGACGATCACGTCACGTCTTCCATCCACATCCTCAAGGACATCAAGTCTCTTCCGCCGGAGGTGTTCGAGATGGTGCTCTACCATCACGAGCGCTTCGACGGCAAAGGCTACCCCTATGGCTTGAGCGGTGACGAGATCCCCATCGGCGCGCAGGTGATCAGCGTGGTCGACGCGTTCGACGCCATGACCACCGACCGGCCCTACCGCAAGGGCTTTCCCCAGGAAAAAGCCCTTGATCTGCTCGCCATCAGCTCGGGCAGCCAGTTCAGCCCTCGAGTGTTGCAGGCGTTCTTCAGCCTGTTCAACTTCAAGCCGCGCACCAGCAACGGTGGGGGACCGCTCGAGCTCGGAAAGGCAGAGCGGAAGTAG
- the pcnB gene encoding polynucleotide adenylyltransferase PcnB translates to MSGSAPPRWAFEAAKALARRSLAPRRKVSFTHPSRSPPTKDSRAAAPNHSAASGAISVRRAAGVGKHPRERPTAASIYDKKAALMQPIIIPRSDHPISRKNIDADALKVLYRLYRSGHTAFLVGGGVRDLLIGRNPKDFDISTSARPGQVKKLFRNCWLIGRRFRLAHIHFRDHKIVEVSTFRAQPERDEENQEDLLVRQDNTFGSPEEDALRRDFTINGLFYDIASFSLIDYVGGVDDIEAGVIRTIGDPNVRFREDPVRMLRAIKFAARLDFAIEPETWEAICEHAEEITRCSTSRVVEEAARLLEGGASCRSLQLMKASGLLGYVLPEVYEYLHGVPAGPGLQLDARSEARQSSEAIEAEMLLDADEDVDPEEQERVLGVDEQPIDSEEAEDEAAGDEQAGEGGVEALEPSDDVPLSEEEDLDLVADERSMEIVTPEGTRCALAPDRGALFWRLLSSVDARTRAGFPLTRATLYSALFHPIVRHTADWVLAEQPDRDPEQLVLALLRPLTETVLVSKRDRERVCQILAAQRKFRRANRGFAQVLSRKPYFAEALDLFEITVFATGDGVDVLGWWRERHPYVAPVATSAGRAKPALAGEGRDEGPARRSRRRRRGGRGEVEREVDVEAPERSSGGRDRHREGRGEYGGESGYARQADDDTRRRGSRSRDRVPERRDDERSSSRWRRDEEDRGRGRSGGGGGDTRNRDDERPVYRRRDARDLERVNASDYGITDEGRGGSRSGRSSRGRSTSSSERSPRRTPFREEGYRGPRGGAFDVEYYESRVGRDLTTDSPPPRRDERSRGNGNRRRRRKPPTSGH, encoded by the coding sequence ATGAGCGGGAGTGCACCTCCGAGATGGGCATTCGAGGCCGCGAAGGCGCTCGCTCGGAGAAGTTTGGCCCCCCGCCGGAAGGTTTCCTTCACGCACCCGTCGCGATCCCCTCCCACGAAGGATTCGCGGGCTGCCGCGCCTAACCACAGCGCTGCAAGCGGCGCGATTTCTGTCCGCCGTGCGGCGGGCGTCGGCAAGCACCCTCGAGAGCGACCGACAGCGGCGTCCATCTATGACAAGAAAGCAGCACTGATGCAGCCCATCATCATCCCTCGCTCCGATCACCCCATCTCCCGCAAGAACATCGATGCCGACGCGCTCAAGGTGCTCTACCGGCTCTATCGATCGGGTCATACGGCGTTCCTGGTCGGCGGCGGGGTGCGCGATCTCCTGATCGGGCGAAACCCCAAGGACTTCGATATCAGCACGTCGGCCCGCCCGGGTCAGGTGAAGAAGCTGTTTCGCAACTGCTGGCTCATCGGACGTCGTTTCCGACTGGCCCACATCCACTTCCGCGATCACAAGATCGTCGAGGTGTCGACGTTCCGGGCGCAGCCAGAGCGCGATGAGGAGAACCAGGAAGATCTCCTCGTCCGCCAGGACAACACCTTCGGCAGCCCCGAGGAAGATGCGCTGCGGCGCGATTTCACCATAAACGGCCTCTTCTACGACATCGCTTCGTTCTCGCTCATCGACTACGTGGGTGGCGTCGATGACATCGAGGCGGGCGTCATCCGAACCATCGGCGACCCCAATGTGCGGTTTCGTGAAGACCCGGTACGTATGCTGCGGGCCATCAAGTTCGCGGCGCGGCTTGACTTCGCCATCGAACCCGAGACCTGGGAGGCCATCTGCGAGCACGCCGAGGAGATCACGCGATGCTCGACCTCGCGCGTGGTCGAGGAGGCCGCGCGGTTGCTCGAGGGCGGGGCCTCGTGTCGCTCGCTGCAGCTCATGAAGGCGTCCGGCCTGCTGGGCTACGTGCTGCCCGAGGTCTATGAGTACCTTCACGGCGTCCCCGCCGGACCGGGGCTTCAGCTCGATGCCCGATCCGAGGCACGGCAGTCTTCCGAGGCGATCGAGGCCGAGATGCTTCTCGACGCAGATGAAGATGTCGATCCGGAGGAGCAGGAGCGTGTCCTCGGGGTTGACGAGCAGCCCATCGACAGCGAAGAGGCGGAAGACGAGGCCGCGGGCGACGAGCAGGCAGGGGAAGGAGGCGTGGAGGCGCTCGAGCCGTCTGATGACGTGCCGCTCTCCGAGGAAGAAGATCTCGACCTCGTGGCAGACGAGCGGAGCATGGAGATCGTCACGCCAGAGGGCACGCGATGCGCGCTTGCTCCGGATCGAGGTGCGCTCTTCTGGCGGCTTCTGTCTTCGGTAGACGCGCGCACGCGAGCAGGCTTCCCGCTGACGCGCGCCACCCTGTACTCGGCGCTGTTCCATCCCATCGTGCGCCACACGGCCGACTGGGTGCTGGCTGAGCAGCCTGATCGCGACCCTGAGCAGCTCGTTCTCGCGCTGCTCCGCCCCCTCACCGAGACGGTGCTCGTGTCCAAGCGCGATCGTGAGCGGGTCTGCCAGATCCTGGCTGCGCAGCGCAAGTTCCGCCGCGCGAACCGGGGATTTGCACAGGTGCTGTCACGCAAGCCGTACTTCGCGGAGGCCCTCGATCTGTTCGAGATCACCGTGTTCGCCACAGGTGATGGTGTCGATGTGCTTGGCTGGTGGCGTGAGCGGCACCCGTATGTCGCTCCCGTGGCTACCTCGGCAGGACGGGCAAAGCCCGCACTGGCGGGCGAGGGGCGCGACGAAGGTCCTGCCCGTCGGTCGCGCAGGCGTCGTCGGGGGGGGAGAGGTGAGGTCGAGCGCGAGGTCGACGTTGAAGCGCCAGAGCGCTCCTCCGGCGGCCGTGATCGACACCGTGAAGGCCGTGGGGAGTACGGTGGCGAGAGCGGTTACGCCAGGCAGGCCGATGACGACACCAGACGCCGCGGCTCGCGCAGCCGGGATCGGGTGCCCGAGCGGCGTGACGACGAACGCTCGTCTTCGCGCTGGCGTCGCGATGAAGAAGATCGCGGGCGCGGTCGTAGCGGCGGCGGGGGCGGCGACACCAGGAACCGCGACGACGAGCGGCCTGTCTACAGACGTCGCGATGCGCGCGACCTCGAGCGTGTCAACGCGTCAGACTACGGCATCACCGATGAGGGGCGCGGAGGTTCGCGCTCAGGACGTTCGTCGCGTGGCCGAAGCACTTCATCGTCTGAGCGCTCGCCCCGTCGAACGCCGTTCCGAGAAGAGGGCTACCGCGGTCCCCGAGGCGGGGCGTTCGATGTCGAGTACTACGAGTCGAGGGTCGGACGCGATCTGACCACCGACAGCCCGCCACCTCGCCGCGATGAGCGGAGTCGCGGAAACGGCAATCGCCGTCGTCGTCGCAAGCCTCCGACCTCAGGGCACTGA
- a CDS encoding APC family permease — translation MGGHRPHADRGLHPRPDHPPRPERPLSRRGNPTLTPDARSGARLERSLRLIDVVALGVNGVVGAGIFLLPGRIANLAGGWSWAVYVGCASLCFLVALCFAEMGSRYGSTGGAYRYARGAFGPFWGFLVGWIVWLSAVLGWASVSVGLADLLTGLGVSAISGPFGRATFVAVLAGSLAALNARGARVGALTNTMFSVLKLVPLALFVAIGAAHATASPFSLPAACSGPGDLQSLLLWSLFLYSGFEEVTVPAGETVDPEHTVPRALFVVLGSATVVYILVQLVAQAVFPALGASERAPLADAAQALLGSRGLALIGVGSVVSLLGTNASIAFTGPRSLYALAEDGFVPARLAQLDERFHAPRTAIALTAGLVIALPLIDTLHLQSFTLGRLLKMSALASLLQYIATCAATIAMRRSSDAPPARFRAPGGAMLPWAALALVVGLFCMADLQDKLATLVGVALGLPLWWLTPREVRQAVEHRGDARDEAFVEGQPASARAPRV, via the coding sequence CTGGGAGGTCACCGACCTCATGCAGACCGAGGGCTTCATCCGCGTCCAGATCATCCCCCTCGACCCGAGCGCCCACTCTCTCGTCGTGGGAATCCGACCCTGACGCCTGACGCTCGCTCGGGTGCTCGTCTCGAGCGCTCGCTTCGCCTCATCGACGTTGTCGCACTCGGCGTGAACGGGGTGGTCGGCGCCGGCATCTTCCTCCTGCCTGGGCGTATCGCGAACCTTGCCGGTGGCTGGTCGTGGGCGGTATATGTCGGGTGCGCCTCTCTCTGCTTCCTCGTAGCGCTCTGCTTCGCCGAGATGGGGAGCCGCTATGGTTCGACCGGTGGCGCCTACCGCTATGCGCGCGGAGCGTTCGGACCCTTCTGGGGTTTCCTGGTGGGGTGGATCGTCTGGCTCTCCGCCGTGCTGGGCTGGGCGTCTGTATCGGTGGGCCTTGCAGATCTGCTCACAGGTCTGGGCGTCAGCGCGATCAGCGGCCCCTTCGGACGGGCGACCTTCGTGGCCGTGCTCGCCGGCAGCCTTGCCGCCCTGAACGCGCGGGGCGCGCGTGTGGGCGCCTTGACGAACACGATGTTCTCGGTGCTCAAGCTCGTTCCCCTCGCGCTGTTCGTCGCGATCGGCGCCGCTCACGCGACCGCGTCACCGTTCTCGCTTCCCGCGGCGTGCAGCGGCCCGGGAGACCTCCAGTCGCTGCTGCTGTGGTCTCTCTTCCTGTACTCGGGGTTTGAGGAGGTGACGGTTCCGGCCGGCGAGACGGTGGACCCCGAGCACACCGTGCCCCGCGCGCTCTTCGTGGTTCTCGGCAGCGCGACGGTGGTGTACATCCTCGTGCAGCTGGTGGCGCAGGCGGTCTTCCCCGCACTCGGTGCCTCAGAGCGGGCCCCCCTTGCCGATGCCGCTCAAGCCCTCCTCGGGTCGAGAGGACTTGCGCTCATCGGCGTAGGTTCGGTGGTCTCCCTGCTGGGAACGAACGCCTCCATCGCCTTCACCGGCCCCAGAAGCCTCTACGCCCTCGCCGAAGATGGCTTCGTCCCCGCCCGGCTGGCCCAGCTCGATGAACGGTTTCACGCACCGCGCACCGCCATCGCGCTGACCGCGGGCCTGGTGATCGCCCTTCCCCTGATCGACACACTGCATCTCCAGAGCTTCACGCTCGGGCGCCTCTTGAAGATGAGCGCGCTGGCGTCGCTGCTGCAGTACATCGCCACATGCGCCGCCACCATCGCCATGCGGCGATCATCAGACGCCCCGCCTGCTCGCTTCCGCGCACCTGGCGGAGCGATGCTGCCCTGGGCGGCCCTGGCTCTCGTGGTGGGGCTTTTCTGCATGGCCGACCTGCAAGACAAGCTGGCCACCCTTGTGGGGGTGGCCCTGGGATTGCCGCTCTGGTGGCTGACGCCGCGTGAGGTCAGACAGGCTGTCGAGCACCGAGGCGACGCGCGCGATGAGGCCTTCGTAGAAGGGCAACCCGCTTCAGCGCGCGCGCCTCGGGTCTAG
- a CDS encoding FKBP-type peptidyl-prolyl cis-trans isomerase produces MPTTSSGLHYEDEVVGEGAQPSSGQRVVVHYTGRLVNGQKFDSSVDRNEPFEFVLGRGQVIKGWDEGIASMNVGGKRTLTIPSELGYGAGGYPGVIPPNATLVFDVELLEVR; encoded by the coding sequence ATGCCGACCACCTCCAGCGGACTCCACTATGAAGACGAGGTCGTGGGAGAGGGCGCTCAGCCCTCTTCCGGCCAGCGCGTCGTGGTGCACTACACCGGCCGTCTTGTCAACGGTCAGAAGTTCGATTCGAGCGTTGATCGCAACGAGCCCTTCGAGTTCGTTCTCGGTCGCGGTCAGGTCATCAAGGGATGGGATGAGGGCATCGCGTCGATGAACGTCGGCGGGAAGCGCACGCTCACGATTCCCTCTGAGCTGGGCTATGGCGCGGGAGGCTATCCTGGCGTCATCCCGCCCAACGCGACGCTGGTCTTCGACGTCGAGCTTCTCGAGGTTCGCTAG
- a CDS encoding FKBP-type peptidyl-prolyl cis-trans isomerase, with protein MRLSTPVTCLALAALLFAGGCAESTTSQKPAEKAPVTSGAPATSTSGAPAPAADGKMVKTASGLQYIDTVEGKGASPAAGQTVVVHYTGWLLDGKKFDSSVDREKPFEFVIGQGQVIKGWDEGVASMKVGGKRTLVIPAELGYGSRGAGGAIPPNATLKFDVELIAIK; from the coding sequence ATGCGTCTGTCCACTCCGGTCACCTGTCTCGCGCTCGCAGCCCTGCTGTTCGCTGGCGGCTGCGCAGAGAGCACCACGTCGCAGAAGCCGGCCGAAAAGGCGCCGGTGACGTCGGGAGCGCCCGCGACATCAACCTCCGGAGCCCCTGCACCAGCCGCCGATGGCAAGATGGTGAAGACCGCCAGCGGGCTGCAGTACATCGATACGGTCGAGGGCAAGGGGGCGTCTCCCGCTGCGGGGCAGACCGTGGTGGTGCACTACACCGGCTGGCTCCTCGACGGCAAGAAGTTCGATTCGAGCGTTGATCGCGAGAAGCCGTTCGAGTTCGTCATCGGCCAGGGTCAGGTGATCAAGGGCTGGGATGAAGGCGTGGCCAGCATGAAGGTCGGGGGCAAGCGCACCCTGGTCATTCCCGCGGAGCTGGGCTACGGCAGCCGTGGCGCTGGTGGCGCGATTCCGCCCAACGCCACGCTCAAGTTCGACGTCGAGCTCATCGCCATCAAGTAG
- a CDS encoding sigma-70 family RNA polymerase sigma factor — translation MTMNDHTKPMLTAVGEGLAQLSPDELHLFALAVLHGVPVTKLSGSPQQNVEKLIGAQKKLRRFLTERGFGTADLEKGSAGGR, via the coding sequence ATGACCATGAACGATCACACGAAACCCATGCTGACTGCCGTAGGTGAGGGGCTTGCACAGCTGAGCCCTGACGAGCTTCATCTGTTTGCCCTGGCCGTGCTCCACGGCGTTCCCGTGACAAAGCTCTCCGGGTCGCCGCAGCAGAATGTCGAGAAGCTCATCGGCGCCCAGAAGAAGCTGCGCAGGTTCCTGACCGAGCGGGGATTCGGAACCGCAGATCTCGAGAAGGGCAGCGCTGGAGGACGCTGA